CAAATCCGGGTCTGTATGGCCATACTGAATCATTTGAGGCTACTTCCGTCACAATGGAGCCGTCTCGTTCGGTTTTCCCGTATCATTTTTAGGCATGCGTACTCTGTTTTTTTGCTCAAATCCGTACATAACTCTTTCCACTCTAGTAGCTCGACTAAAAAGACGCAAATCATCTTGGTGGAATGTTCCTAGCTAATGAATGTAACCATGTTTTAGAGCATAAAATAGCCTACTTTCCATGTCGGGACGACAAAAAGGCGGCGTCCCTACAGCGTTCATGTATGTTCAGAGACACAAAAAAAGAGTAAACTGCCCCATAGACGATAGGGAAGAATGACGCTCGGGATTGGGAAACTAAATCTTGCTCATTCGTCCATCATTTTTGAGGCCTCGGACATCAATTCGTGGCAACTAAAAACCCTCTACAAGACCACGGCCACATCTTTGCTGGACAAGCTAAGGTGTATCGCAGCTTTAATACACTACGATGAAGTCCAGCGCTCTCCTTTCACTGGTAATCTTGTTCGGCACTGCGAGTCTGGGGCAAGCCTTTGCTCCCGACCCTATCCAAGCACGACTTTCCTACCAATCCATATCATCGGCTGTCACCTCATCCCGAACGGATGATATGGAGCTGGGTAGCACAGCATCTTCCCGGCGAgcctttttccaaattttgaGCGCCTCGTCGTTGCTAGTgaagcctttgttgtttccACAATCCGTTGTCGCTGCAGAATCGACCAAGATTCTCGTATTGGGTGGCACAGGCTTTGTCGGTTCGCAAGTGATGTCGACGCTTCGAGATATGGGAATCGAAACCATTGCAACGTCTCGCGACGGTCGCGATGGAACTATCGCTTTAGACTTAACCTCGGAAAATGTGCAAGACCAGATCCAAAAGTTATCGCAAGGTTGTGCGGCTGTGATTTCCTGCGTGGGTGCAATTGGGACGGCCGACGATAAGGCCGTCAATAGCGGTACCGGGCTAGCGGCCAGTGCCGCCAAAGCGGCAGGCGTGTCACGCTTTGTCTACATTACGGTGGCGCCGGAGGTGAAAGAATTTGCTCGCGATATTGATTTTTTGAAAGGCTACATGGAGGGAAAATCGTTTTCTCGTGAAACCGTCCTCGCAGCGTTTGACGGCAAGGCCACTCTGATTGAGCCAACTTTTATCTATGGAGGGGGTTCCTTTGAGCTCAATCCTCCTCGCGTTGCTAGCTTTTATGGACAATTCATTGAGGGCTTgctctcgtcgtcgccaatccGTACCTTGGAACGAGTCCTGTCGCCGGGAATCATCAAAATCGCTTTGGAGCCGCCCGTTCCCGTCGAAGCCGTGGCGCAAGCCGCCGTCGCGGGTGCCCTGGGAAAGACAGACTCGATCCTCGATAGCTACGACAAGATCAAATCGGCGTCACGCACTCTGTGAGCTATTATGCGTACGTAAAGGGCTTGATGGATATCGTAACCAGGCAGCCATGTAGCGATAAGACTACTTAAATTAGCTGCACGCCCAAGAGCAACATGCGACACACGTAAAAAAGGTTTTTCTTTTTAATACACTAACCCATTATTTCCTATCAACTTCTTTTGTCACACTTATGGTCAACGCACATGCACGCTTGCCGAAAAATAGTCTCGGTCCACTCGACTATacttcgttttcgtttttggtGTTCGGCGGCATTGACATGGCCGCGATGCCGTCCTGGGTATCCGTCAGAATAGTGGGAGAGGATAACATGGCCGCTTCCCCCGTCAACGGATTGCTCATATCGTCCGTGTCCATGGCGGTGCGCACCTGCCACACAAACGCCGCCTCGTTGAGTTTTTCCAAACGATACGGTGTCAAAAAGCTGTGCTGACCCTTACGCATGAGTTTGAACTGTTCGCGTTGTTTGGCAACCCACTTTCCGAGtgccttgttttctttgtAATGCTGGGGGACCTTGCAATCGCCgtgaatttgcttgtacTGGAGTAACTCGTGGTATCGAAGTTCCCACTCGGGACGGTTGCGGACCTGCCAGGTAAAGCCGATACTTTCGAGTTTTTCGCGGCGATCCTTGGTGAGTTGTGAACTCTGTCCTTGCTTCCAGGCTTTGTGCTGTCTTCGTTGGTCCGTGACCCAGTCACCGAGTCCAGGGACTTCGCAGAGCCGGGGTACGAGTACGTGTCCGTGTTCTTCTCTATACTGCTGGAGGAGTCCGAAGAAGCGGTTCCAGTGCTCGTCACCTCGGGAAGTGACCGGTACGTGTAGAGATTCGAGGACGAAGGCTTGTTCTTCCGTCAAGGGCGAGGTCGTTTCGTTCCCAACGTAGTGCTTGTAGTCTCGCTTGAGATTCTGCAGCCACGTGTGGAGTTCGGGGTGCGTGTCTTTAGGAACATTGTAGTTGGAGTGTTCGGCCTTGAAGGCCATGagctggaagaagaagtgaTTGAATTCGGCGTGGGGGTACGTGTTCGTCACCACGGCCGCCTTGGAGGCGTACTCCTTGGGAATCAAAGGCTGTGTCGCATCCGTTACCGCTACAACGGCTCTCGCCTCTGGCACGGAGACAGCGTGGGATTCGGGAATGGCCGCGGGAGGTGCCTGTCCTTCTGGATCCAccttggtctttttggttCGCTTCGGAAGGGGTGCGGAGACGGAAAGGACCCTGCTCACGTCGTCTTCCTTGCGTTTGCTACTGCGCGTCATGGTACGGGACGCAGGAGGCTACGGTGGTGGGGGGTGTGGGATACGATACGAGGTAGGATGGAAGTTCCTGCGATAAGGTTACGGCACCTTCGTAAAACTATATTTCTAACCCTGCTCTTGGTCGAAcccaaaacaaaagaaagagacCCACCCAACTACGACCGGGCGGCTGTGTGTGGGAGTGCGTGTATATgtgtacgtgtgtgtgtgtgcggGGTTGCGGGTTTTGGTCGCGAGGCTTGGGCTTGGCAAACACCCGAAAACCTTGATGGAGCCAAAAAGAATTTCGGATCGCTGGTTTGGTATGCTGGATACCGTACGCTGGTCGAACCAGGACTCGTTCCCGGCGggcgtgtgtgtgtgagcGATGACACTTCTGTTCCTCTTTTCCTTTCATTGGTTGGTCGAATGTCTGTCTGTCGAATATCGTCCGTTGGAGCCGGCAGATGCATTCCACGAATTTTAGAGGCTCGGTCTATTACATACAGGATTACACCAACTGGCAAGGAAAGAGATTCTTTGGATGATTCGTACACATGTCCATACAGACCGCAGGCCTTTTTACAATTTAAATACGATGTCGTCGATATATGTCTGATTGCCTCGTGACTCGCCAGTCCTGGATACCGTCGGTCCCCAATCGCGTGTGTCGTTGACAGCCTCCGTTCGTGACGCGCTCGGGCTTGTCGTGTTGACACTCGTGTAGATATCGGAAGCCTTTTTGGAGGGCCGTTTCGGCCGACCGTAGCcatcctcctcttcctccatCAACCATACAATCGTAGTctggtgtgtgtgtgtgtgtgcgtcgtttgtttgtttctttGTTTAATTAtttttttttttgtttgtgAGTTGGTTGTCTTTTGGATCGCCAACCATTTCTCGATCTCCAAAGCGAGTTTCCTTTTGTCGTTCGATTCTGGACCAGTTCTTCGCAAAAGGCACTCCCTAGTCCAAAGAGAAAGATGCTAGCCTCGCGCCGAGCATTTGCACATTCCATCGTCGTGACCCGACGAGTCGGTCCTCATGGGGCTGGAAGCAGTGTTGGGAGACTCCCGGTCGGTCGCGTGGGTACAGCGTCGTCTTGGTTCCCGGGAGACCGCGACTGCACCGTCGCGACGATCACGATGACGACCCATACCGCCAAACGATTCCTCTCCAAGGCGACAGCGGTCTCGTCCGACCCTTCCACCGGCACACCAACGCAAAGTACTCCGCCCATCAAAGAGACCGGGTCCAGCAAACCCTTCGTGTCCACCACGGAGCGCAAGTACGAATTCTTTACCAACGTCGAAATCACGCCCCGAGAGCACGTCGCTATTGTTCGCTTTGATTGCCCCAAATCCGTTAATTCCATCAGCTTTGCcatggcggaagaagccaagaaacTCTGGAAGGACGAAATTGCGTCCAACAGCGACGTGAAAGCCGTCGTATTCTCGTCCGCGAAACCCGACATGTTCATTGCCGGCGCCGATATCTTTGACATTAAAGCCGTCGAGAATAAGCAGGACCTGATTCCCTTTATCGCCGACGGTGTGAAATTCTTTCAAGACATGCGAGGCAAGGGTGTCCCTCTCGTGGCCGCCATCGACGGACCCGCCCTCGGTGGTGGTCTGGAATGGGCGCTCTGGTGCGACTACCGTATTTGCACGGACAGTTCCAAGACCAAAATGGGACTTCCCGAAGTAAAGCTCGGGCTTTTGCCCGGTTTCGGCGGCACGCAGAACTTGCATCCCGTCGTGGGCTTGCAAAACGCCATGGATATGATGTTGACGGGGAAGGATATACGTCCGCACCAGGCCAAAAAAATGGGCTTGGTGGACCTGGTTGTGGCGCAGGCCTCCTTGGAACGTGTCGCGATTGATTCGGCGGCTGCTCTGGCCAACGGATCGCTCAAAGCCAAGCGCAAATCCAAATCTATGTTTAACAAGATCCTCGAAGACAACTCGATCGGGCGCAACGTCATTTGGAACCAAATTGACAAAATGGTGCAAAAGAACACCAACGGCAAGTACCCGGCACCCTACGCCATTATCGATTGCGTCAAATTCGGTTTAGACAATCCCTCACAAAAGTACCAGCATGAACGTGAGGAATTCGCTAAACTCGCCGCGACGCCGGAATCGGAAGCACTTATTGGTATTTTCGACGGCATGACGCAGATGAAAAAGCACTCGTTCGGTGCTGATGCCGCCATTCCGGTCAAGACCGTGGCTGTCATGGGTGCGGGGTTGATGGGAGCCGGGATTGCCCAAGTAACGGCAGAAAAGGGGATCAAAGTCCTACTCAAAGACCGCAACGACGAAGCAGTCGGTCGGGGTCAATCCTACATGACGGAGAATTGGAGCAAAAAGCTCAAACGCAAGCGCATGACACAGTATCAGTACAACCTGAATACTTCCAACGTCACTGCACTCACCGATGATAGTCCGACTTGGCAACGTCATTTCGGAAATGCTGACATGGTGATTGAAGCCGTGttcgaagatttggatcTCAAACGCAAGATTGTCGCCAACGTCGAATCCGTCACCAAGGATCACTGTATTTTTGCCACCAATACATCCGCCATTCCTATCGCCGATATTGCGCAGGGCGCTTCGCGTCCGGAAAACATCATCGGTATGCACTACTTCTCACCGGTACCATCCATGCCCTTACTCGAGATTATTCCACATACCGGTACGAGTGATACCGCTACGGCGACCGCTTTCGAAATTGGTTCAAAGCAAGGCAAAACCTGCATTGTGGTCAAGGATGTCCCCGGCTTTTACGTGAATCGCTGTTTGGGTCCGTATTTGGTCGAAGTGTCGGCGCTCGTTCGGGACGGTGTACCGCTCGAGGCACTCGATAAGTCGCTCAAGAATTTCGGCATGCCGGTGGGCCCCATAACACTAGCCGACGAAGTCGGTATTGACGTGAGTTCGCACGTGGCCAAGTTCTTGTCCAATGCCGACCTGGGAGTACGCATGGAGGGTGGTGACGTCTCTCTGATGGAGCAAATGATTGGCAAAGGATGGCTGGGCAAAAAGTCTGGTCAAGGGTTCTACACCTACAAAggcaagaaaaagaccatCAACGAGGAAGTACAAAAGTACGTCAAGGACTTTGCCACACGCGACTTGAAATTAGACGAGAAGGAAATCCAAGATCGCATCGTGAGTCGCTTTGTGAACGAAGCGGCCAAATGCTTGGAAGACGAGATCATTGAAAATCCTGTCGTTGGTGACATTGGTCTGGTGTTCGGTACAGGCTTTGCCCCCTTCCGGGGTGGTCCGTTCCGGTACCTAGATCAGGTCGGCGTCGCATCGTACGTAGATCGCATGAACACGTTCACCGACAAGTACGGTCCGCAATTCGAACCGTGTCAACTACTGAAGGATTATGCCGCAACGGACAAAAAGTTTCACAAACGGTAGAAAGTAACAAACGACTTCGGTGCATGCCGACAAGAGTAATACACCAAGGTTATTATCAGGTTGTTTGCCTTTATCAAGTGGGAAGTAGACCTAACTCTTCCCTATTACAAAGGTATATTTGCACAGGAAACCGAAACTAAGGGAAATTTTGCGAAGAGTGGATCAGGCGGCGGCGATGACTTGCTCAATCTAAACAAAGAAGCTGGTTGTAGTGGTCATTCTTTGGGAGTTGGCAATGTATCCAATGCGAGAGCAAAAAAATCATAGCGGCAGACTGCCGGGATATTTCAGAACACTGTTCACTGTAGTGTTAAGAGGTAGTCTTTGAACATGATTGCTATTGGGTAAGGTGGGTCGATCCTGCTGCCCTATGGCGCCCGTGCTCTTATGCTTGCTTGTCTGTTGAGCTACAGGGTAGGGTCGTGACGCCGATTCGTATGGAATCGCGCATCACATAGGACGAAATCATGTGCATGCCTTGTGACGCGCAGACTTGTTGACAAGAATTCGGGAACCGTTTGATTCCCGCCAGATGCCTTCGGACAACAGGTACAGTGAGGCTACCACTCGAGGGCAGAGTAAACTGAGAACGCTGGAGAGATAATATTCTTCGGCCATCCGACCGACATCAAAACGATCGGGTCCCATCTGTCGAAACTCGATCGCCGACGAGAAAGAGCCTCCGGACCGTGAGGAAAGAAAACCAGCCAAAAAACCCGTTGCAAAACATGAAGCTCTCCATCGGAGGATgggaatggaagaagaaagaaggGACCTACAAGAAGGAAGTGTCAAACAAGGAAGGAAACAAACTCACCAACACATCGTCAGCCACCGAAAGAATTCTAGAGAGAAATAGCATTATACAATGAGCTTCTTCTGGACTTCCTCGATCACAAACGAACCTGAGAATTCCTTGGATACCggtgtcactgtcagcaattCGAGACCATCGTCATCGCTGCAACAGCAGAACAAGAATATAAAGGAacgatttggaggaatcgAGACAGAATCCCGTCAAGTTCCATTCTTGCCTGACGAAAACTTGACTATTGAATCAATATACGACTTTTATGTGCATACACTATTCCCTGCTGTGATGAGTTCTTTGCCTTTATTGGGTCGTCGCCTTTTCCATGACACGCAATCGGTACTTCATGATAGTTTTCAACGTTTTGTAAACTTTATTCTTCCGGACTATTGgacgtcttcctcctcatACTCACATCCGCAGCTACCAAGCTTTCGGCGGATTTGGGAAGAAAACGCCGCTGACCTGTCCGTTTCCGACTTTTTGCTCCGACATTTCGATACCAACCACGACGGCAAGATATCTCCCGAGGAACTCTTTCACGTGGACGAGATGCTACTCTCTCGCATACTACCTCGCTCAGACGAAAGTTGGTGGAGCTGGTTCTCCCGCGAATGGCCCCTGTTGGATTGGAAAGTGGGACTTTTCTTGTGGCGCACTTTTGGTGGCGTGCTCTTAACCCTGGCCGTTTTATCGATTGTACCGGGACGGTTGCATGGCTGGTCGGCTCGTGTCTTGCGATGGCCCATTCTCGGACTCACTTACTTTCTCATCGCCGTTGAACTTATGGTCTATATCGTAATTCGCATTTTCATTCGGATTGCCGAATACATAATCGCACGGCCCAAGCATCGAGCACTGCGCCAACAAATGGCTAAATCCCAGTCCTATGAAGAGTGGTACGGCTACGCAGAAGATTTGGACAGATCACAGAAACGAGATGTATGGATTCGACGAATCAAAGATCAAACATCTTTTCACTACAATTGGAGCTTTGTTCAGGACCTCATTCGGGATTTGCGTAACGCTCGCGAGCAAGGCGACTCCATACTAGCGCTTGCCGTTATTCAACAATGCACGCGGAAAAATGTAGGCGGTATTATGAGCGAAGATTTATTTTCATATACGAATACGGGGGAACCGAAAGCAGTCGTACGGGAGTTCATCGAGGAAGCTGTCCAAACCTTGCACTGGCTCACTGATGAAGCATTGCATATTCCAGTAGATGATTCCGCACAACAGCAAAGCAACGAAAAACGCACCTATGAagagcaaatggaagaaactgtTCAAGCCGAAAAGGACAAAATATGGAAATCATTGACCAATTTGTTTGGTAATGGCGAAGATGGAAAACAAAATGACGATGTCAAGACGAAAGATGGAAATGAAACGCATTCGCCGGAATCCGCCCCCCACCAAGACATAGAAAGTCGGACGGATAATCCTTTGCCATCCTTTCACCGACAAGAGGTTTTAACGTTTTTGAAGCGGGCTCGAGCAGCTTACGGTCGAACCGCTTTGTGCCTGAGCGGTGGAGCGATGATGGGAGTTTATCATTTTGGACACGTTCGGGCTCTACTGGAAACTGGTTCTCTGCCCAATATTGTACGTACCGGGATCGTGTTTTTAGATCACACACTCGTTACAAATAGGAAACTTTGTATTTATGTGCGACAACGCCTGAtgtttgtttgcttcttttttgtgaAAAGATTTCAGGAACTAGCGCAGGAAGCATTATTGGTGCGATTTTGTGCACCAGGAAGGACGATGAATTGGATCGTGATTTACGCCCAGAAATTTTAGTACATAAGCTTACGTGCTTTTCGCGTCCTTGGAGGGAGAGGATCTCTAGCCTTGTCAAAACCGGGAGCATGTTTGATGTCGATGAATGGTTGGAGCTACTGAAATGGTGAGTtacttgctgctgcttgTTTGCATCCCTATACGTCAGGTCGTTCTTGTCTCACCGTCATGTTTATAAGGTTTTGTCGGGGTGATATGACATTTGCTGAAGCATATCGTTTGACAGGGCGCGTTTTTTGTATTACTCTATCCCCTACTACGAAGAAGGCGCCGCCGGTGTTGATAAATTATTTGTCTGCGCCCAACGTTACGATAGCCTCTGCTGTCGTAGCGAGTGCAGCTGTACCTGGGTTTGTTGCGCCTGTTCG
The Phaeodactylum tricornutum CCAP 1055/1 chromosome 7, whole genome shotgun sequence DNA segment above includes these coding regions:
- a CDS encoding predicted protein, which gives rise to MAEEAKKLWKDEIASNSDVKAVVFSSAKPDMFIAGADIFDIKAVENKQDLIPFIADGVKFFQDMRGKGVPLVAAIDGPALGGGLEWALWCDYRICTDSSKTKMGLPEVKLGLLPGFGGTQNLHPVVGLQNAMDMMLTGKDIRPHQAKKMGLVDLVVAQASLERVAIDSAAALANGSLKAKRKSKSMFNKILEDNSIGRNVIWNQIDKMVQKNTNGKYPAPYAIIDCVKFGLDNPSQKYQHEREEFAKLAATPESEALIGIFDGMTQMKKHSFGADAAIPVKTVAVMGAGLMGAGIAQVTAEKGIKVLLKDRNDEAVGRGQSYMTENWSKKLKRKRMTQYQYNLNTSNVTALTDDSPTWQRHFGNADMVIEAVFEDLDLKRKIVANVESVTKDHCIFATNTSAIPIADIAQGASRPENIIGMHYFSPVPSMPLLEIIPHTGTSDTATATAFEIGSKQGKTCIVVKDVPGFYVNRCLGPYLVEVSALVRDGVPLEALDKSLKNFGMPVGPITLADEVGIDVSSHVAKFLSNADLGVRMEGGDVSLMEQMIGKGWLGKKSGQGFYTYKGKKKTINEEVQKYVKDFATRDLKLDEKEIQDRIVSRFVNEAAKCLEDEIIENPVVGDIGLVFGTGFAPFRGGPFRYLDQVGVASYVDRMNTFTDKYGPQFEPCQLLKDYAATDKKFHKR
- a CDS encoding predicted protein codes for the protein MSFFWTSSITNEPENSLDTGVTVSNSRPSSSLQQQNKNIKERFGGIETESRQVPFLPDENLTIESIYDFYVHTLFPAVMSSLPLLGRRLFHDTQSVLHDSFQRFVNFILPDYWTSSSSYSHPQLPSFRRIWEENAADLSVSDFLLRHFDTNHDGKISPEELFHVDEMLLSRILPRSDESWWSWFSREWPLLDWKVGLFLWRTFGGVLLTLAVLSIVPGRLHGWSARVLRWPILGLTYFLIAVELMVYIVIRIFIRIAEYIIARPKHRALRQQMAKSQSYEEWYGYAEDLDRSQKRDVWIRRIKDQTSFHYNWSFVQDLIRDLRNAREQGDSILALAVIQQCTRKNVGGIMSEDLFSYTNTGEPKAVVREFIEEAVQTLHWLTDEALHIPVDDSAQQQSNEKRTYEEQMEETVQAEKDKIWKSLTNLFGNGEDGKQNDDVKTKDGNETHSPESAPHQDIESRTDNPLPSFHRQEVLTFLKRARAAYGRTALCLSGGAMMGVYHFGHVRALLETGSLPNIISGTSAGSIIGAILCTRKDDELDRDLRPEILVHKLTCFSRPWRERISSLVKTGSMFDVDEWLELLKWFCRGDMTFAEAYRLTGRVFCITLSPTTKKAPPVLINYLSAPNVTIASAVVASAAVPGFVAPVRLRIKDTNGVVQRGGAKDEAYFDGSIKQDIPTTGLAEMLNCQFFVTAQCNPHIVPMFYNSKGGVGRPSRWSSGAQEDSWRGGFLLAALEMYLKNDMKAKFVFLRDLEAAVGFTSELLTQDFVGTTTIVPQVSFKDYFGLFENPSLEQLQRCCHAGSVAAYEHTVMIQMHYSISDALEECIAKLETNKRKVHIRRRTKLGSASMTRGDPKGGVVEESTEARIQPTVENTQTFLVGGLTSDGLKVRTAFNESSDDTDRESEYDEFEADWTDLK
- a CDS encoding predicted protein — protein: MKSSALLSLVILFGTASLGQAFAPDPIQARLSYQSISSAVTSSRTDDMELGSTASSRRAFFQILSASSLLVKPLLFPQSVVAAESTKILVLGGTGFVGSQVMSTLRDMGIETIATSRDGRDGTIALDLTSENVQDQIQKLSQGCAAVISCVGAIGTADDKAVNSGTGLAASAAKAAGVSRFVYITVAPEVKEFARDIDFLKGYMEGKSFSRETVLAAFDGKATLIEPTFIYGGGSFELNPPRVASFYGQFIEGLLSSSPIRTLERVLSPGIIKIALEPPVPVEAVAQAAVAGALGKTDSILDSYDKIKSASRTL
- a CDS encoding predicted protein, with translation MTRSSKRKEDDVSRVLSVSAPLPKRTKKTKVDPEGQAPPAAIPESHAVSVPEARAVVAVTDATQPLIPKEYASKAAVVTNTYPHAEFNHFFFQLMAFKAEHSNYNVPKDTHPELHTWLQNLKRDYKHYVGNETTSPLTEEQAFVLESLHVPVTSRGDEHWNRFFGLLQQYREEHGHVLVPRLCEVPGLGDWVTDQRRQHKAWKQGQSSQLTKDRREKLESIGFTWQVRNRPEWELRYHELLQYKQIHGDCKVPQHYKENKALGKWVAKQREQFKLMRKGQHSFLTPYRLEKLNEAAFVWQVRTAMDTDDMSNPLTGEAAMLSSPTILTDTQDGIAAMSMPPNTKNENEV